In Shouchella patagoniensis, the following are encoded in one genomic region:
- a CDS encoding class I SAM-dependent methyltransferase, with product MKTNLHIFFIIRLKGSWLHQPAKTVIDSLAYFPADAPLRVLDLGCGVGRNGIPIAKKMPQSTIVCVDLLESAINQLKNYCKRFHVERQMEFIQSDISDYNIKRNAFDYIVAVSSLEHVASKLILIDVLQALKQGTKAGGINCFIMNSNVEEVVLKTGKKIEPCMEVNLSTGALLTILRHVYSDWEGTRCST from the coding sequence ATGAAAACAAACCTACATATATTCTTTATTATCCGACTAAAAGGGTCTTGGCTCCACCAACCTGCTAAAACAGTCATCGATTCTCTTGCATATTTCCCTGCCGATGCACCACTTCGGGTATTAGACTTAGGTTGTGGTGTGGGGAGAAATGGCATTCCAATTGCCAAAAAGATGCCACAATCAACGATTGTTTGCGTTGATTTACTTGAGTCAGCAATCAATCAATTAAAAAACTATTGCAAAAGGTTTCACGTGGAACGGCAAATGGAATTTATACAGTCTGATATTTCTGATTACAATATTAAGAGAAATGCATTTGATTATATTGTTGCAGTGTCAAGTCTTGAACATGTTGCTTCGAAATTGATTTTAATTGATGTTCTTCAAGCCTTGAAGCAAGGAACAAAAGCAGGCGGAATCAACTGTTTTATTATGAATTCGAATGTGGAGGAAGTGGTGTTGAAAACAGGGAAAAAAATCGAGCCTTGTATGGAAGTAAACCTTTCGACAGGAGCATTACTTACGATTTTACGCCATGTATATAGCGATTGGGAAGGAACTCGTTGTTCAACCTAA
- a CDS encoding DEAD/DEAH box helicase, producing the protein MDRVKQLAARMSLRKPQVESLTCLDKVAKLVEWEKKDEQAVMEDLRKLQKQFPSVEAFERDFLSLCFALATGVGKTRLMGAFIAYLYTEGKSRNFFVLAPNLTIYRKLIADFTPGTKKYVFKGIPELESNQPRVITGENYADGIDVLNNNLFDNELHINIFNVAKINTEVRGGKSPKIKRLNEWIGESYFDYLASLNDLVLLMDESHRYRATAGVRVLNELKPLIGLEFTATPQVESNGKTVPFQNIIYQYSLHEALRDGYVKEPVVATRENFESGLYTEAELEKVKMEDGLFIHENTKTELAVYAKQAGVQVVKPFMLFIAKDQQHAELLKTILESEEVKNGAYQGKVLTIHSSKRGLEKDEVIEKLVHVESPDSDVEIVIHVNMLKEGWDVTNLYTIVPLRAAKSKTLVEQAIGRGLRLPYGEKTGVKEIDRLTIVAHDHFQEIIDEANVPESFIKEGLVLGSSSTSESKKMVEARPLTEDNIIAPVKLHEEVIQATKNEVRKLEGIQTTEALSKYAEELAQKVERLLVHQDKQVIKQTVLNYVLELKQQMDIPDIVFAPSEKVDWGFKPFKLQATDMVLKPLSSDLFIHLLLKDERQRFEHPLDVKDIDAKRVLIERLTDYPEVSYEEHAPLLHDLVKQMMQLLAEQYPNETVPALVLHYKEKVSQVIYDQLKNAYYENNQAGAYQASVVKGFQLLEPLYFAVEKKNIRPVRQPPQEKMMIRQLLFEGFQKCLYPYQRFDSDSERRLTVILEEDHDVIKWFKPAKEQLHIRYGQNQRYVPDFIIETSSDKLLCEVKRSDEQHTDLVIDKAKAAAQWCEVASEYEREHGGKRWKYLLIPHDQIQANQTVESLLSHYEWK; encoded by the coding sequence GTGGATCGAGTGAAACAACTAGCTGCAAGAATGAGTTTGCGAAAACCACAAGTGGAGTCATTAACCTGCTTAGATAAGGTGGCGAAACTCGTAGAATGGGAAAAAAAAGACGAACAAGCGGTGATGGAAGACTTGCGCAAACTGCAAAAACAGTTTCCTTCTGTTGAAGCGTTTGAACGGGACTTTTTATCTCTTTGTTTTGCTTTGGCAACAGGTGTCGGCAAAACAAGGCTAATGGGCGCTTTTATCGCTTATTTGTACACGGAAGGGAAAAGCCGCAATTTTTTTGTGTTGGCCCCAAATCTGACCATTTATCGGAAGTTAATTGCCGATTTTACCCCTGGGACTAAAAAGTATGTATTTAAAGGCATTCCCGAACTCGAGAGCAATCAACCTCGCGTAATTACTGGCGAAAATTATGCAGACGGCATTGATGTTTTAAATAACAATCTCTTTGATAATGAACTTCATATCAATATTTTTAATGTCGCAAAAATCAATACAGAAGTACGTGGTGGCAAGTCGCCAAAGATTAAACGTTTAAATGAGTGGATTGGTGAGAGTTACTTCGATTATCTAGCTTCATTAAACGACCTAGTACTCTTGATGGATGAATCCCACCGCTACCGAGCTACAGCCGGTGTGAGAGTATTAAATGAGCTAAAACCCCTTATTGGTTTAGAATTTACAGCTACGCCACAAGTAGAATCAAACGGAAAGACCGTCCCATTTCAAAACATCATTTATCAATATTCATTACATGAAGCGTTGCGTGATGGTTATGTGAAAGAGCCTGTTGTGGCGACAAGAGAGAACTTCGAGAGTGGTTTATATACAGAAGCTGAATTGGAAAAAGTGAAAATGGAAGATGGCTTGTTTATCCATGAAAATACGAAGACAGAACTTGCTGTCTATGCGAAACAGGCAGGAGTTCAAGTTGTTAAGCCGTTTATGCTATTTATTGCTAAAGATCAGCAACATGCAGAGTTGCTCAAAACGATTCTTGAGTCGGAAGAAGTGAAGAACGGTGCTTATCAAGGGAAAGTTCTTACGATTCACTCAAGCAAACGCGGGCTCGAAAAAGATGAAGTGATTGAAAAGCTTGTACATGTAGAAAGCCCGGATTCAGATGTTGAAATCGTGATACACGTTAACATGTTAAAAGAAGGTTGGGATGTGACAAATTTATATACGATTGTCCCGTTGCGTGCCGCAAAATCAAAAACCCTTGTAGAGCAAGCGATTGGTCGAGGGCTTAGGTTACCTTATGGTGAAAAGACAGGTGTAAAAGAGATTGATCGTCTCACAATCGTTGCGCATGATCATTTCCAAGAAATTATTGATGAAGCCAATGTACCGGAGTCGTTCATTAAAGAAGGTTTAGTTCTTGGAAGTAGTTCAACGAGTGAGTCGAAAAAGATGGTTGAAGCACGGCCATTAACAGAAGACAACATCATCGCCCCAGTTAAATTGCACGAAGAAGTGATTCAAGCAACGAAAAATGAAGTGCGCAAGCTTGAGGGGATTCAAACGACAGAAGCGTTATCCAAGTATGCAGAAGAACTGGCACAAAAAGTAGAACGGCTACTCGTTCACCAAGACAAGCAGGTGATAAAACAAACTGTACTCAACTATGTCTTGGAGCTAAAGCAACAGATGGACATTCCTGATATTGTCTTTGCCCCTAGCGAGAAAGTCGATTGGGGATTTAAACCATTTAAGCTCCAAGCAACCGATATGGTTCTAAAACCACTATCATCAGATTTGTTTATCCATTTATTGTTAAAAGATGAACGACAACGGTTTGAGCATCCTCTAGACGTCAAAGACATCGATGCGAAGAGGGTTCTTATTGAGCGTCTTACGGATTACCCCGAAGTTTCTTATGAGGAACATGCGCCGCTTTTGCATGACCTTGTAAAGCAAATGATGCAATTGTTAGCAGAACAGTATCCAAACGAAACGGTGCCAGCGCTTGTACTTCATTACAAAGAAAAAGTGAGCCAAGTTATTTATGACCAGTTAAAAAATGCGTATTATGAAAACAATCAAGCAGGGGCGTACCAAGCATCTGTTGTGAAGGGTTTTCAACTACTTGAACCGCTCTATTTTGCGGTGGAAAAGAAGAATATTCGTCCTGTTCGTCAACCGCCGCAGGAAAAAATGATGATTCGACAGCTTTTGTTTGAAGGATTCCAAAAATGTTTATATCCGTATCAACGTTTTGATTCAGACAGTGAAAGAAGGCTAACGGTTATTCTTGAAGAGGACCATGACGTCATTAAGTGGTTTAAGCCCGCGAAAGAACAGTTGCATATCCGTTATGGTCAGAACCAACGTTACGTCCCTGATTTCATCATTGAGACGTCTTCAGACAAGCTTCTTTGCGAAGTGAAACGCAGCGATGAACAGCATACCGATTTAGTAATAGATAAAGCAAAAGCGGCTGCCCAATGGTGTGAAGTGGCAAGTGAGTATGAACGAGAACACGGAGGGAAAAGGTGGAAGTATCTATTGATCCCTCATGATCAGATTCAAGCGAATCAAACAGTCGAAAGCTTGCTTTCACACTATGAATGGAAATAA
- a CDS encoding site-specific DNA-methyltransferase — translation MNRLELTWYGKAKKQRLEPRLLLKQEELSYRQDGDGTGVFDNQLIYGDNLLALKALEQDYRDQVKCVVIDPPYNTGNAFTHYDDGLEHSIWLSLMKQRLELIKKLMAEDGSLWISIDDDEVHYLKVLCDEIFGRHNFIANVVWEKKYTLANDAKWFSDNHDHLLVYAKNKEMWFPNKLPRTDDMNKAYKNPDGHHKGLWKATPLHAKSGRVIEGGFQYTFKNGVVWSPPAGTFPRFSPDTLKRLDEQDEIWFGKDGQSIPSRKTFLNELKQQGIPSKTVWRFDEVGHNHEAKEEAKRFNPDDVFSTPKPERLIHKILSLATNEGDIVLDSFAGSGTTGAVAHKMKRRWIMVEMGEQCSTHIVPRMKKVIDGEDPYGVTSQTDWKYGGGFGFYKLAPSLLKKDEYGFLRLNPKYTDEMIAQAVCKLKGFEYNGGSQPFWKTGRSTERDYIFVYPSLFNDQIAELIKRELGEDESLLVCCKAYSLSSPLGDQMTIEKIPNSFVDLYEFNDEDKESKD, via the coding sequence ATGAATCGTTTAGAATTAACATGGTATGGAAAAGCAAAGAAGCAAAGATTGGAACCGAGGTTGTTGCTTAAGCAAGAAGAACTGTCGTATCGCCAAGATGGTGATGGCACTGGTGTGTTTGACAATCAACTCATTTATGGAGACAACTTGCTCGCGTTAAAAGCGCTTGAACAAGATTATCGCGATCAAGTGAAATGTGTTGTCATTGACCCCCCTTACAATACAGGTAATGCATTTACTCATTATGATGATGGGTTAGAACATTCAATCTGGTTATCCCTTATGAAACAGCGCTTGGAATTAATTAAGAAGTTAATGGCTGAAGATGGATCTTTATGGATATCGATCGACGATGATGAAGTGCATTATTTAAAAGTGCTTTGTGATGAGATTTTTGGACGTCATAATTTTATCGCCAATGTTGTTTGGGAAAAGAAATATACATTAGCCAATGATGCAAAATGGTTTTCTGACAATCACGATCATCTTTTGGTATATGCCAAAAACAAAGAGATGTGGTTTCCGAACAAACTTCCAAGAACAGACGACATGAATAAAGCTTATAAAAACCCTGATGGGCATCATAAAGGACTTTGGAAAGCAACACCGCTCCACGCAAAAAGCGGACGAGTTATTGAAGGAGGGTTCCAATACACGTTCAAGAATGGTGTCGTTTGGTCACCGCCGGCAGGAACATTTCCGCGCTTTTCACCTGATACATTAAAACGACTTGATGAGCAGGATGAAATTTGGTTTGGAAAAGATGGTCAATCGATTCCATCAAGAAAAACGTTTCTAAACGAATTAAAGCAGCAAGGCATTCCGTCTAAAACCGTTTGGCGCTTTGATGAAGTGGGTCACAATCATGAAGCAAAAGAAGAAGCGAAACGCTTTAATCCGGATGATGTGTTTTCGACGCCTAAACCAGAGAGACTCATTCATAAGATTCTGTCGCTGGCAACAAATGAAGGGGACATTGTGCTTGATTCATTTGCAGGGTCAGGGACTACAGGGGCAGTCGCCCATAAAATGAAGCGGAGATGGATTATGGTTGAGATGGGCGAGCAGTGCTCTACCCATATTGTCCCACGTATGAAAAAAGTGATTGATGGTGAAGACCCGTATGGTGTGACCAGTCAAACCGATTGGAAGTATGGAGGGGGATTTGGTTTTTACAAGCTGGCTCCAAGTTTACTTAAAAAAGATGAATATGGATTTTTGCGTTTGAATCCTAAATATACTGACGAAATGATTGCCCAAGCCGTATGTAAATTAAAAGGATTTGAATATAACGGCGGTTCCCAACCGTTTTGGAAAACAGGTCGATCCACGGAGCGGGATTATATCTTTGTTTATCCGTCCCTTTTTAACGATCAAATTGCCGAGCTCATTAAAAGAGAGTTAGGAGAAGACGAATCACTGTTAGTTTGTTGTAAAGCATATTCCCTTTCAAGTCCGTTAGGAGATCAAATGACAATTGAAAAGATTCCTAATTCGTTCGTTGATCTATATGAGTTTAACGACGAGGACAAAGAGAGTAAAGATTGA
- a CDS encoding alpha/beta hydrolase, with protein MLKEVAMSVSLFGLVLLGACAGNGEDTDEPDEQSGQGEAEMEPLLGSWVGDIDLQGTKLPIEMVFHDGEGHLNIPMQNLHEHPLDLIEVTEDNVYIETQINGKTSTFDGGFNGDDDITGTYTESNQPFDFSLSRGSIEDDEENVNEDLETATIDVAGGSMKGVIERPKSDGPYPVALIHAGSGPTDKDGNSMMLAGKNNSLKMLAEALAENGIASIRYDKRNLGDNRSLATEPNELVLEDFIGDAAAWLAYAQGHDDFEEVVMVGHSEGALIGTIASTQQQVDALVLLAGPGRPLDEMMLEQLGSDPQVSEDLLQEMERLLEQIKNGEIVEEMSDELVGLFQPTNQPFLTSLFAYDPSEEVAKVEMPILVMNGTTDLQVKEEDAERLTSANSLAELQLIEGMNHVLKEAPEDREENFETYGNPNLPLADGLVDSIVRFINGLE; from the coding sequence ATGTTAAAAGAGGTAGCAATGAGCGTCAGTTTGTTTGGGCTTGTGTTGTTGGGGGCATGTGCGGGGAATGGTGAGGACACTGATGAACCAGATGAGCAAAGTGGACAGGGGGAAGCTGAAATGGAACCCTTGTTAGGGAGTTGGGTCGGTGATATTGATCTCCAGGGAACCAAGTTGCCAATCGAGATGGTTTTTCATGACGGTGAAGGACATTTAAACATTCCGATGCAGAACCTACATGAGCATCCTTTGGATTTGATTGAAGTAACAGAGGATAATGTCTACATCGAAACGCAAATCAACGGAAAAACATCAACGTTTGATGGAGGATTTAATGGTGATGATGACATCACAGGGACGTACACAGAATCAAATCAGCCTTTTGATTTCTCCTTGAGCCGAGGTAGCATAGAAGATGACGAAGAGAATGTAAACGAAGATTTAGAGACAGCTACGATTGATGTTGCTGGAGGCTCAATGAAAGGCGTCATAGAAAGACCAAAAAGTGATGGTCCATATCCAGTTGCGTTAATTCACGCAGGTTCTGGACCAACGGATAAAGATGGAAACAGTATGATGTTGGCTGGGAAAAATAATAGTTTGAAGATGCTAGCAGAAGCGTTGGCGGAGAACGGAATCGCGAGCATCCGCTATGATAAGCGAAATCTCGGAGATAATCGTTCTCTCGCTACAGAACCAAATGAATTGGTTTTAGAAGATTTTATTGGAGATGCTGCCGCATGGTTAGCATACGCACAAGGTCATGACGACTTTGAAGAAGTTGTGATGGTCGGCCATAGTGAAGGGGCATTAATTGGAACAATTGCGAGTACACAACAGCAAGTTGATGCACTGGTTTTACTAGCTGGACCTGGCAGGCCACTTGATGAAATGATGCTAGAACAGTTGGGTTCTGATCCTCAAGTATCGGAAGACCTTCTGCAGGAAATGGAAAGGTTGTTGGAACAAATAAAAAATGGCGAGATCGTTGAGGAGATGAGCGATGAACTTGTAGGATTGTTCCAACCAACCAATCAACCATTTTTAACGTCCTTGTTTGCGTATGATCCGAGTGAAGAAGTTGCCAAAGTAGAGATGCCTATCCTTGTTATGAATGGTACAACAGATCTACAAGTAAAAGAGGAAGATGCAGAGCGATTAACGAGTGCAAATTCTCTGGCAGAGCTTCAGTTAATTGAAGGCATGAACCACGTGTTAAAAGAGGCGCCAGAGGATCGAGAGGAAAATTTTGAGACGTATGGCAACCCGAATCTACCACTTGCAGACGGATTAGTAGACTCAATTGTTCGTTTTATTAATGGTCTAGAGTGA
- a CDS encoding DUF5694 domain-containing protein, with the protein MDGAEWVGQYLYFRNLMIYRHLSTLIQKGHERILVIMNQYI; encoded by the coding sequence ATAGACGGTGCGGAGTGGGTCGGTCAGTATTTGTACTTCCGTAATTTGATGATTTATCGCCATCTTTCAACACTTATTCAAAAAGGTCACGAACGTATCTTAGTTATTATGAACCAATACATTTGA
- a CDS encoding YeiH family protein yields MQGNTKTLNRSFLIGLLMAFAVAIAAALLAKLPFLKVVGPLALAILIGMGINHFVRVKQEYRSGIEFSSKKLLRAGIILLGLRLHLGDLHGAGAGAFFYAGMLLVAALGLVYGLARLLKVDRTVSLLAACGTAICGAAAIVALAPLMRARENQVALSVAVIAVMGTLFTIAYTFLQPLLPISSEQYGFLTGGTLHEIAHAVAASQAGGEEAEDMAIIVKLTRVALLVPVALLIGVYTAKQESIGFSIKRLPIPWFIFGFLAMALVNTASFLPDTLVDVLVSLSYILLGMAMAGLGLNATLSIFKKSGKSLFYAVLLGSLLVALLGYGLIFILKLG; encoded by the coding sequence ATGCAGGGAAACACCAAGACATTAAACAGATCTTTTTTAATCGGTTTGCTAATGGCATTTGCCGTTGCCATAGCAGCTGCCCTGCTTGCAAAGCTACCATTTCTCAAAGTTGTTGGTCCACTTGCGCTGGCCATTTTAATAGGGATGGGTATCAACCATTTTGTTAGAGTAAAGCAAGAATACCGAAGTGGAATTGAGTTTTCGAGCAAAAAATTATTAAGAGCGGGTATTATTTTATTAGGGCTACGTCTTCATTTAGGAGATTTACACGGGGCAGGAGCAGGTGCTTTTTTTTATGCAGGTATGTTGCTTGTAGCTGCCCTAGGTCTTGTGTATGGATTAGCACGTTTATTAAAAGTTGATCGGACGGTTAGTTTACTCGCTGCGTGTGGGACAGCCATTTGCGGGGCAGCTGCCATTGTTGCGCTTGCACCGCTAATGAGGGCGAGAGAAAACCAAGTGGCATTAAGTGTGGCTGTTATAGCTGTAATGGGAACATTGTTTACGATTGCGTATACGTTCCTGCAGCCTCTCCTGCCAATAAGTTCAGAGCAATATGGTTTCTTAACTGGTGGTACGTTGCATGAAATTGCACACGCTGTTGCGGCGTCGCAAGCCGGGGGGGAAGAGGCAGAGGATATGGCAATCATTGTCAAGTTAACACGGGTGGCTTTGCTTGTCCCTGTGGCACTTCTAATTGGCGTATACACAGCAAAACAGGAGTCAATAGGATTTTCAATCAAACGGCTGCCAATCCCATGGTTTATTTTTGGCTTTTTGGCTATGGCTCTTGTTAACACGGCATCTTTCTTACCAGATACACTTGTTGATGTCTTAGTATCTCTCTCCTATATCTTACTCGGTATGGCCATGGCTGGACTTGGACTAAATGCTACTCTATCGATCTTTAAAAAGTCGGGGAAAAGCCTTTTTTATGCCGTTTTACTTGGATCATTGTTAGTAGCGTTGCTTGGTTATGGTTTGATTTTTATATTAAAACTTGGATAA
- a CDS encoding LysR family transcriptional regulator produces MHMDELETFVILAQEQNFTRTAAKRSLSQPTVSVHIKNLEHEFATSLIKRTTKHVSLTPEGELFYSQALQIRALYKNLHETFYEKKQQASGLIRIGASFTIGEYLLPKIVAALHTAHERLDFHITIGNTDEIIDAVRHLDVDIGLIEGQNESKDVRITNFQQDRLVIVRSPKFEPSVHSLKDLHNQVWIIREEGSGTRQSFDHLIEAHHIQVASTFVFSSTQGIKGSVQNGMGLALLSEATIEEEVKHGTLEIVMDDTLNEKRAFSYVLTKGTKPGRNIQLLIDQLNAQEKRIN; encoded by the coding sequence ATGCATATGGACGAACTTGAAACCTTTGTCATTCTAGCACAAGAACAGAACTTCACACGAACCGCAGCCAAACGGTCCCTATCACAGCCCACTGTTAGCGTTCATATTAAAAATTTGGAACACGAATTCGCAACGTCTCTCATCAAGAGAACAACCAAGCACGTTAGTTTAACTCCAGAAGGTGAGCTCTTTTACAGCCAAGCCTTACAGATCCGTGCCCTTTATAAAAATTTGCATGAGACCTTCTACGAGAAAAAACAACAAGCCTCTGGACTTATTCGAATTGGCGCAAGTTTTACGATTGGCGAATACCTTTTACCTAAAATTGTCGCTGCTCTTCACACGGCGCATGAACGGTTAGATTTCCACATTACGATCGGCAATACGGACGAAATCATTGACGCCGTCCGTCACTTAGACGTCGATATTGGGTTGATTGAAGGACAGAACGAGTCAAAGGATGTTCGCATCACAAATTTCCAACAAGATCGTCTCGTCATTGTGCGCTCTCCAAAATTCGAGCCAAGCGTTCATTCATTAAAAGACTTGCACAATCAAGTATGGATTATACGCGAAGAAGGATCTGGTACGAGGCAATCGTTTGATCACCTCATAGAAGCCCACCACATCCAAGTTGCATCAACCTTCGTCTTTAGCTCCACCCAAGGAATAAAAGGTAGCGTCCAAAACGGTATGGGTCTCGCTCTTCTATCAGAAGCGACAATAGAAGAAGAAGTAAAACACGGCACCTTAGAAATTGTCATGGATGACACCCTCAATGAAAAACGCGCTTTCTCCTATGTGCTCACAAAGGGAACAAAACCAGGGCGCAACATTCAACTCTTAATCGATCAATTAAACGCGCAGGAGAAACGGATTAATTAA
- a CDS encoding methyltransferase family protein yields the protein MDKIFNGIKERLFLFIADLVFIAATVIWLSEFVFFKNRSSEQTRGQQERSSFFLILAAVLISVIASLLFRERQWRLVPNNFLLWLGLFIYVSGITLRFWAIVTLQEHFSREIRTSATMELVSSGPNRSVRHPLYTGLFLCVLGVAVYTQTIA from the coding sequence TTGGACAAAATTTTTAACGGGATAAAGGAGAGGTTGTTTTTGTTCATTGCCGATCTGGTTTTTATTGCAGCTACGGTCATATGGCTAAGCGAGTTTGTATTTTTTAAAAACCGCTCATCAGAACAGACACGTGGGCAACAGGAAAGGAGCAGTTTTTTCCTCATCTTAGCCGCCGTTTTGATCAGTGTCATCGCTAGCCTGTTATTTCGAGAACGGCAATGGAGACTGGTACCTAACAACTTCCTTCTATGGCTAGGACTGTTCATTTATGTATCGGGTATTACACTGCGATTCTGGGCAATAGTTACATTACAGGAGCATTTTTCCAGGGAGATTCGTACATCGGCGACAATGGAACTTGTTAGTAGCGGCCCTAACCGTTCAGTGCGCCATCCTCTCTACACTGGTCTCTTTCTCTGTGTGCTTGGAGTTGCCGTTTATACGCAAACAATCGCATGA